AGCGTGCACTCGAGAGCCGCGGCCCCGGCGGCGGCGGAGTCGGCGGCGAGGTCGGTGTGTAGGGAAGCTGTCACGGTCTCTCGTTCGCTGTGGCGTCGTTTGCAGGATCCCGACGGACGTACGATGGTACTTTTTGAAGCGCGGGGCGTAGTCCCCGGGCGAAGATAGAGCCTCGGCAACCATCCGGCCTCCCCGGCGCATCGCATGGGCGCTAATGAGGAGGTCCCCAGACTCCGACGGCATGGAAGACGGACAGCTCATAGAGCTCGCGAAGGCGGGCGATGACCTGGCGATGACGGATCTGTATCATCGCTACTCGGCGCACGTGTACGCCGTGGTGCGCCGCATCGCCGGTGAGGACGCGCTCGCCGAGGATTGGTCGCAGGAGGCGTGGGTACGCGTGTTCCGCGCGCTGCCGGGCTTCCGCGGGCAGTCGAAGTTCAGCACCTGGCTGCATCGCATCGCCGTCAACAGCGCCCTGCAAGGGCGCCGCAAGGTGATGCGGCACGTGGATCGGGAGGTCCAGTTGCAGCCGGTGCTGGCGGCGTCGGATTCGCCGCGTCAGCACGTATTCCTCCGCGCACGGCTGGAGCGCGCCATCGAGCGGCTGCCCGACCGGATGCGTCAGGTGCTGGTGCTGCACGACATCGAGGGCTATACGCACGAGGAAATCGGCGACCTGCTCGGCGTGACGTCGGGCACGAGCAAGAGTCAGTTGTTCAAAGCGCGCGCGCGCATGCGCGAAGTACTGCGGCCCGTGCGCGAGGAGAGCAATGGAGTGGAAGCATATGCAACATTTGACTGACGAGGTACTAGCACGCCTGGTCGACGAAACGGCCTCTCCGGCGGAGTCGGATCACCTGGAGGGTTGCGACCGGTGCTCGCAGGTTCTTGCGGAGCTGCGGCGACAGACGGCCGCGTTGGCCGCGCTTCCGCCGCTCGATCCGCCGGCGGACGAATGGAGCCGCGTCCAGGCGCGCCTGGGGACGGAGGGGCTCATCCGCACCGAAACGCCAGCGCGCGCCGTGCGTGCCCCGTGGGCGAGTGGGATCGCCGCCGCCGCGGCTCTGGTCGCCTTCCTTCTGGGCGGACTCGGCGGCTTCGCCGTGCGCGGCGCGGACTCCGAGCCCGAGGGACAGTCGGCGCTACCTCGCGTCACCACCGTACGGCCGAGCGGCACGCTCACACCCGTCAGCCTGGACGAGGCCGCGGGCGACGTCCAGATCGCCGAGGCGCAATACCTGAGCGCGCTGGACAGGTACAATGAGCTGGCCGGGGCCCAGGTCGAGACGGGCGATCCGCTGGCGCGGCTCGCGGCCCTGGAGTCGATCGTCGCCTCCTCCCGCGCGGCCTTGAACGAGGCGCCGTACGACCCGGTGTTCAACGGCTGGTACCTGAACGCCACGTCGCAGCGCAACGCGATGTTCAGGCAGATGTCCACCCAGGACGCGGACCCGTGGTACTGAGCACGCCTTCCTCGTATCGCGGTCACGCCCGACTCCTGGGGCGTATCGCGAGCGCGGTCGCGGCGCTGGTTCTGGCCGCGGCGCAGGGCGTCGTGGCGCAACGCTCGGGCGACGTGGTCGTGCGCATCCCTGCCGCGCAGGATTCCCGCGGCTGGTTCGGTTTCTCGTTCAGCGTGGAGAGGACCGACGCACCGGGCACCCGGGCCGAGAGTATGGTCGCCGTCGAATCGGTCGTGCAGGGCTCGCCCGCGGCGCGCGGTGGCCTGCGCGGAGGCGACATCCTGCTGCTGCTCGCGGGCCGGCCGGTAAGCCGGGACTGGATGGACGGAGTAGCGCGCGGCGTGCGCGCGGGCGACACGCTGCACGTGCGCGTGCGCCGGGATGGTGGCGTGAGGGATCTCGCGCTCGTGGCGGCGCGCCGGCCGCACGCCGTCTACATGGTCCGGGACCAGGGCGTGCTGCGACCCTACCTGCCCGACTCGCTCCAGCTGCGCGTGCGCATGACCTTCGATTCCATCCGCGCGAACCTGGGAGAGGTGCGGCTTTCCGTCGGCGACCGTGCGCCGGGAGCAACCGCAGAGCTGATCATACGCGACGCGGTGGGCGAGGAGCGCCGCATTCGGGTTCCGCGCGCCGAGGCCGAGGTCGTCATGCGCAACCTGCGCGCGGCCT
This is a stretch of genomic DNA from Gemmatimonadota bacterium. It encodes these proteins:
- a CDS encoding sigma-70 family RNA polymerase sigma factor gives rise to the protein MRRSPDSDGMEDGQLIELAKAGDDLAMTDLYHRYSAHVYAVVRRIAGEDALAEDWSQEAWVRVFRALPGFRGQSKFSTWLHRIAVNSALQGRRKVMRHVDREVQLQPVLAASDSPRQHVFLRARLERAIERLPDRMRQVLVLHDIEGYTHEEIGDLLGVTSGTSKSQLFKARARMREVLRPVREESNGVEAYATFD
- a CDS encoding PDZ domain-containing protein, with the translated sequence MVLSTPSSYRGHARLLGRIASAVAALVLAAAQGVVAQRSGDVVVRIPAAQDSRGWFGFSFSVERTDAPGTRAESMVAVESVVQGSPAARGGLRGGDILLLLAGRPVSRDWMDGVARGVRAGDTLHVRVRRDGGVRDLALVAARRPHAVYMVRDQGVLRPYLPDSLQLRVRMTFDSIRANLGEVRLSVGDRAPGATAELIIRDAVGEERRIRVPRAEAEVVMRNLRAALNRQRALAPTEVRIENLRQGAEELRWVLEDLERVRQESRPDTSRIWIRRGSDSAFAFRAAPPARRGLSVMVNAGLGVAGAEFVLLKPEMSPYFGVDTGLLVVRVGVGTPAHRAGLQAGDVVISAAGRRPGSVADLSAALAAASGDGLPVEVIRKQTRRRLRIPGP